The following are encoded together in the Halopiger aswanensis genome:
- a CDS encoding glutamate--tRNA ligase → MNDDLRERVEREAEKHALLNAVKHESDADVGAIMGPLMGDNPDFRPHGDEIPGVIGGVVGRVNDLEYEEKRERLEELAPEELAEIEAEEEEDEHALPDLPNADEYDEVRMRVAPNPNGPWHVGHARMPAVIGTYKERYDGWFCVRFDDTDPETKRPDLDAYDAILEDLEYLGFEPDDVYRASDRLETYYDHARELIELDGAYTCSCSGEEFSELKNSGEACPHRDKDAETVLEEFEAMVDGEYESGEMVLRVKTDIEHKNPALRDWVAFRMIDTPHPREEASEYRCWPMLDFQSGIDDHLIGITHIIRGIDLQDSAKRQQFVYDYFGWEYPEVVHWGHVQLDAYDVKMSTSTISELIEDGELDGWDDPRAPTIKSLRRRGIRGEAIVDAMVDLGTSTSDVDLAMSSIYANNRDLIDDETDRRFLVREGNQVPLAGDPPAEANPPLHPDHEDRGVREIPVGDSVLLEPDDLPAEDAEDSRVWLKGLGGFRFDDGVLEYTDDDIDVVREEGVDVIHWVPAEESVPVRMRTMDGDVRGRAEPAVGDLAADEMVQFERVGFVRIDRQDDDETVVYYAHA, encoded by the coding sequence ATGAACGACGACTTGCGCGAACGCGTCGAGCGCGAGGCCGAAAAGCACGCGCTGTTGAACGCCGTCAAACACGAGAGCGACGCCGACGTCGGCGCCATCATGGGGCCGCTGATGGGCGACAATCCCGATTTCCGCCCGCACGGCGACGAGATCCCCGGCGTTATCGGCGGCGTCGTCGGCCGGGTCAACGACCTCGAGTACGAGGAGAAACGCGAGCGCCTCGAGGAACTCGCCCCCGAGGAACTCGCGGAAATCGAGGCCGAGGAGGAAGAAGACGAACACGCCCTTCCCGACCTGCCCAACGCCGACGAGTACGACGAGGTCCGGATGCGCGTCGCGCCGAACCCCAACGGCCCGTGGCACGTCGGCCACGCCCGGATGCCCGCCGTCATCGGCACCTACAAGGAGCGCTACGATGGCTGGTTCTGCGTCCGGTTCGACGACACCGATCCCGAGACCAAGCGGCCGGATCTCGACGCCTACGACGCCATCCTCGAGGACCTCGAGTACCTCGGGTTCGAGCCCGACGACGTCTACCGGGCCAGCGACCGCCTCGAGACCTACTACGACCACGCGCGGGAACTGATCGAGTTGGACGGCGCGTACACCTGCTCCTGTTCGGGCGAGGAGTTCTCCGAGCTGAAAAACAGCGGCGAGGCCTGCCCGCACCGCGACAAGGACGCCGAAACCGTGCTCGAGGAGTTCGAGGCGATGGTCGACGGCGAGTACGAGAGCGGCGAGATGGTGCTTCGGGTGAAGACGGACATCGAGCACAAGAACCCCGCGCTGCGCGACTGGGTCGCCTTCCGGATGATCGACACGCCTCACCCGCGCGAGGAAGCCAGCGAGTACCGCTGCTGGCCGATGCTGGACTTCCAGTCGGGCATCGACGACCACCTGATCGGGATCACCCACATCATCCGCGGGATCGACCTGCAGGACTCCGCGAAGCGCCAGCAGTTCGTCTACGATTACTTCGGCTGGGAGTACCCCGAAGTCGTCCACTGGGGCCACGTCCAACTCGACGCTTACGACGTGAAGATGAGCACCTCGACCATCTCCGAACTAATCGAGGACGGTGAACTCGACGGCTGGGACGACCCGCGCGCTCCCACCATCAAGAGCCTGCGACGGCGGGGCATCCGCGGCGAGGCCATCGTCGACGCGATGGTCGACCTCGGCACTTCGACCAGCGACGTCGACCTCGCGATGAGTTCGATCTACGCCAACAACCGCGACCTGATCGACGACGAGACCGACCGCCGGTTCCTCGTCCGCGAGGGCAACCAGGTGCCGCTGGCCGGCGACCCGCCCGCCGAGGCCAACCCGCCGCTGCACCCCGACCACGAGGACCGCGGCGTCCGCGAGATTCCCGTCGGCGACTCCGTCCTCCTCGAGCCCGACGATCTGCCGGCCGAGGACGCCGAGGACAGCCGCGTCTGGCTGAAGGGCCTGGGCGGATTCCGGTTCGACGACGGCGTCCTCGAGTACACCGACGACGATATCGACGTCGTCCGCGAGGAGGGTGTCGACGTGATCCACTGGGTGCCGGCCGAGGAGAGCGTCCCCGTCCGTATGCGTACGATGGACGGCGACGTCCGCGGGCGCGCCGAACCCGCCGTCGGCGACCTCGCAGCCGACGAGATGGTCCAGTTCGAACGCGTCGGCTTCGTCCGGATCGACCGGCAGGACGACGACGAAACCGTCGTCTACTACGCTCACGCGTAA
- a CDS encoding sulfite exporter TauE/SafE family protein yields the protein MVATETLVALLLLAFLGGVIVATIGPGGILIVTGLYLLTSLSSAEVAGTSSAIFTVGAIFGTFVYARSGEIDWPIAGAVSAAAAVGTWVGVQANAALSRTAYGIVLAALLASVGGNIIYREYRGLEPRVELGRGRISPRSPPSGS from the coding sequence GTGGTCGCCACCGAAACGCTGGTCGCCCTCCTCCTACTGGCTTTCCTCGGCGGGGTGATCGTCGCGACGATCGGGCCCGGCGGCATCCTCATCGTCACCGGCCTCTACCTGCTGACGTCGCTCTCGAGCGCGGAAGTCGCGGGCACCTCGAGCGCGATCTTCACCGTCGGGGCGATCTTCGGGACTTTCGTCTACGCCCGCTCGGGCGAGATCGACTGGCCGATCGCGGGCGCGGTCAGCGCGGCGGCCGCCGTCGGCACGTGGGTCGGCGTGCAGGCCAACGCCGCCCTTTCGCGGACGGCGTACGGCATCGTCCTCGCCGCGTTGCTGGCGTCGGTCGGCGGCAATATCATCTATCGGGAGTATCGCGGTCTCGAGCCGCGCGTCGAACTCGGACGCGGACGGATCTCGCCGCGTTCGCCGCCATCGGGCTCGTGA
- a CDS encoding TspO/MBR family protein, producing MYARLRRLERRDLLVALAAILGVNLLGASPSFVVGSDTSWIDRPWFFPPEIAFPIVWTLLFTLLGIALALVYRRGTHRRPVRIALAAFAVQFALNLAWTPVFFGLQRPDLGLVVIGALWLSIVGTIVAFDRVDRLAAALLVPYLAWVSFAAVLNYAIYAAG from the coding sequence ATGTACGCCCGCCTCCGCCGCCTCGAGCGACGCGATCTCCTGGTCGCGCTCGCGGCGATCCTCGGCGTCAATCTGTTGGGAGCGTCGCCGTCGTTCGTCGTCGGCTCCGACACGAGTTGGATCGACCGGCCGTGGTTCTTCCCGCCGGAAATCGCCTTTCCGATCGTCTGGACGCTGCTGTTTACGTTACTGGGGATCGCACTCGCGCTCGTCTATCGCCGGGGAACGCACCGACGCCCGGTCAGAATCGCGCTCGCCGCGTTCGCGGTGCAGTTCGCGCTGAACCTCGCGTGGACGCCGGTCTTCTTCGGGTTGCAGCGGCCCGATCTCGGGCTCGTCGTGATCGGCGCCCTCTGGCTCTCGATCGTGGGCACGATCGTCGCGTTCGACCGCGTCGACCGGCTCGCGGCCGCGTTACTTGTTCCCTATCTCGCCTGGGTCTCGTTCGCGGCCGTCCTCAACTACGCAATCTACGCCGCGGGCTGA
- a CDS encoding Nramp family divalent metal transporter, with amino-acid sequence MSIRNLSPVDYVAGQVQQYGLAFVMVASYFGSGSVFIASQAGVMHGYTLLWAVVGAALLGFMAQDMSARLGIHGEPLMIFVREKLGRPLATAIALFLSVGCVAWTLGLVAAVGAGVSFLTGGAIPWQPIAVATTFVAIGVGLLAYDTVENAMIAMMLSLMVVYVIVALPSGADPGAVAVGFVPTADTFGALAMAAGLLGTTALWPNFFLESILVHQKGWTDESDLPEARTDLAVGYAVGGLTTVAILIAAAALLRPMGFTELETFMTPGEALVEVLGVWAMVLFIGGVIAAAFNSIIPIMWAPAYMIPQAAGYDVRQGDRLFKLVFAGLTGVGIFSPVISWALDLSVVDMVILFPMYNGIFGLPLAAALLFWAVNDRETMGEYRNSRKLNVVNAALVLLAIVLAALSVRDFLALLTGGGF; translated from the coding sequence ATGAGCATCCGCAACCTCTCCCCGGTCGACTACGTCGCCGGACAGGTACAGCAGTACGGACTGGCGTTCGTCATGGTCGCCAGCTACTTCGGCTCGGGCTCGGTGTTCATCGCCAGCCAGGCGGGCGTGATGCACGGCTACACGTTGCTGTGGGCCGTCGTCGGCGCCGCCCTGCTGGGCTTTATGGCTCAGGACATGAGCGCCCGCCTCGGCATCCACGGTGAGCCGCTGATGATATTCGTTCGGGAGAAACTCGGTCGTCCGCTGGCGACGGCGATCGCACTCTTCCTCTCCGTCGGCTGCGTGGCGTGGACGCTCGGGCTGGTCGCGGCCGTCGGCGCCGGGGTCTCGTTCCTCACCGGCGGCGCGATCCCGTGGCAACCGATCGCCGTCGCGACGACGTTCGTGGCGATCGGCGTCGGCCTGCTGGCCTACGACACCGTCGAGAACGCCATGATCGCGATGATGCTCTCGCTGATGGTCGTCTACGTGATCGTCGCGCTCCCCAGCGGTGCGGACCCCGGCGCGGTCGCAGTCGGGTTCGTTCCGACGGCGGACACCTTCGGCGCGCTGGCGATGGCCGCCGGCCTGCTCGGTACGACCGCGCTCTGGCCCAACTTCTTCCTCGAGTCGATCCTCGTCCACCAGAAGGGGTGGACCGACGAGAGCGACCTGCCCGAGGCGCGGACGGATCTGGCGGTCGGCTACGCCGTCGGCGGGCTGACGACCGTCGCCATCCTGATCGCCGCGGCCGCGTTGCTCCGTCCGATGGGCTTTACGGAACTCGAGACGTTCATGACGCCCGGCGAGGCCTTGGTCGAAGTGCTCGGCGTGTGGGCGATGGTGCTTTTCATCGGCGGCGTGATCGCCGCGGCGTTCAACAGCATCATCCCGATCATGTGGGCGCCGGCCTACATGATCCCGCAGGCCGCCGGCTACGACGTTCGGCAGGGCGACCGGCTGTTCAAGCTCGTCTTCGCCGGACTGACCGGGGTCGGTATCTTCTCGCCGGTGATCAGCTGGGCGCTCGACCTCTCGGTCGTCGACATGGTGATCCTGTTCCCGATGTACAACGGGATCTTCGGGCTGCCGCTTGCGGCCGCGCTTTTGTTCTGGGCGGTCAACGACCGCGAGACCATGGGCGAGTACCGGAACTCGCGCAAGCTCAACGTCGTCAACGCCGCGCTGGTGCTGCTGGCGATCGTGCTGGCCGCGCTGTCCGTCCGGGACTTCCTGGCCCTGCTCACCGGCGGCGGCTTCTGA
- the mvk gene encoding mevalonate kinase, whose protein sequence is MAVSSAPGKVYLFGEHAVVYGEPAVPCAIERRARVGVEQRADSKLRVHAEDLSLDGFTVEYGGSTDDRPDVDVSESLISAAMGYVDEAIAQVRDVTGEEEVGFDVTIESDIPLGAGLGSSAAVVVAAIDAAARELGVTLEADEIADRAYRTEHEVQDGQASRADTFCSATGGAVRVEGEDCRSIEAPDLPIVIGFDGGAGDTGQLVAGVRNLREEYGFAADTVEAIGDVVRRGEEALADGDLEEVGRLMNFNHGLLSALGVSSRSLDTMVWAARDADAYGAKLTGAGGGGCIVALDPSPETETALSFTPGCEDAFRAELAETGVKRLE, encoded by the coding sequence ATGGCAGTCTCGAGCGCTCCCGGGAAAGTCTACTTGTTCGGGGAGCACGCGGTCGTGTACGGCGAGCCCGCCGTCCCCTGCGCCATCGAGCGACGGGCGCGAGTGGGCGTCGAGCAGCGGGCGGACAGCAAACTACGCGTTCACGCCGAGGACCTGAGTCTGGACGGGTTTACCGTCGAGTACGGCGGGTCGACGGACGACCGGCCCGACGTCGACGTCTCGGAGTCGCTGATCAGCGCGGCGATGGGGTACGTCGACGAGGCGATCGCACAGGTCCGCGACGTCACCGGCGAGGAGGAGGTCGGCTTCGACGTGACCATCGAGAGCGACATCCCGCTCGGTGCGGGACTCGGGTCATCGGCCGCGGTCGTCGTCGCGGCCATCGACGCCGCGGCCCGAGAACTCGGCGTCACCCTCGAGGCCGACGAGATCGCCGACCGCGCGTATCGGACGGAACACGAGGTCCAGGACGGGCAAGCCTCCCGCGCCGACACCTTCTGCTCGGCGACCGGCGGCGCGGTCCGGGTCGAGGGCGAGGATTGTCGCTCGATCGAGGCCCCCGATCTGCCGATCGTGATCGGCTTCGACGGCGGCGCGGGCGACACCGGCCAGCTCGTCGCCGGCGTGCGGAATCTGCGCGAGGAGTACGGCTTCGCGGCCGACACGGTCGAAGCCATCGGCGACGTCGTCCGTCGGGGCGAGGAAGCGCTGGCCGACGGCGACCTCGAGGAGGTCGGCCGGCTGATGAACTTCAACCACGGGCTGCTGTCGGCGCTCGGCGTCTCCTCGCGCTCGCTCGATACGATGGTCTGGGCGGCCCGCGACGCCGACGCCTACGGCGCGAAGCTGACCGGCGCCGGCGGCGGGGGTTGTATCGTCGCACTCGACCCCTCCCCGGAGACCGAGACAGCCCTCTCGTTCACGCCGGGTTGCGAGGACGCCTTCCGCGCCGAACTCGCCGAAACCGGGGTGAAGCGACTCGAATGA
- the idsA3 gene encoding geranylfarnesyl diphosphate synthase yields the protein MTTPEAREEAVLEAVRKRRERVNDAIPEELPIQKPERLYEASRYLLDAGGKRLRPTVLLTAGESLVDAEPLTTDYREFPTLYGAGDDSSAAAAGPDTIDLMDAAVSVEVIQSFTLIHDDIMDDDDLRRGVPAVHREYDLETAILAGDTLYSKAFEIMLETGAAPDRAVEALNILATTCTKICEGQSLDVTFEERDDVTPDEYLEMVEQKTAVLYAASACLPAVLLGADDETIDALYGYGLDIGRAFQIQDDVLDLTVPSEKLGKQRGSDLVENKQTLITVHAREQGVDVESLVDTDDVDAVTEAEIDDAVAELEAAGSIGYANEMARDLVAQGKERLEVLPDNEARELLFDIADYLIERGY from the coding sequence ATGACTACCCCCGAGGCACGAGAGGAGGCGGTACTCGAGGCAGTCCGCAAGCGCCGCGAGCGCGTCAACGACGCGATTCCCGAGGAGTTGCCGATTCAGAAACCGGAGCGGCTCTACGAAGCGTCCCGGTACCTGCTTGACGCGGGCGGCAAGCGACTCCGACCGACCGTCCTGCTGACGGCCGGCGAATCGCTGGTCGACGCCGAGCCGCTGACGACCGATTACCGCGAGTTCCCGACGCTGTACGGTGCCGGCGACGACTCGAGTGCCGCAGCTGCAGGCCCCGATACGATCGACCTCATGGACGCTGCCGTCAGCGTCGAGGTCATCCAGTCGTTCACGCTGATCCACGACGACATCATGGACGACGACGACCTCCGCCGGGGCGTCCCCGCGGTCCACCGGGAGTACGACCTCGAGACGGCGATTCTCGCGGGCGATACGCTCTACTCGAAGGCCTTCGAGATCATGCTCGAGACCGGCGCCGCACCCGACCGCGCGGTCGAGGCGCTTAATATCCTCGCGACGACCTGTACGAAGATCTGTGAAGGCCAGTCGCTGGACGTCACCTTCGAGGAACGCGACGACGTCACGCCCGACGAGTACCTCGAGATGGTCGAGCAGAAGACGGCCGTGCTCTACGCCGCGTCGGCGTGTCTGCCGGCCGTCCTGCTGGGCGCCGACGACGAGACGATCGATGCGCTGTACGGCTACGGGCTCGACATCGGCCGCGCGTTCCAGATTCAGGACGACGTGCTGGATCTGACCGTCCCGAGCGAGAAACTCGGCAAGCAGCGCGGCAGCGACCTCGTCGAGAACAAGCAGACGCTGATCACGGTCCACGCTCGGGAACAGGGCGTCGACGTCGAATCGCTCGTCGATACCGACGACGTCGACGCCGTCACCGAGGCCGAGATCGATGACGCCGTCGCCGAACTCGAGGCGGCGGGCTCGATCGGCTACGCCAATGAGATGGCTCGCGACCTGGTCGCCCAGGGGAAAGAGCGCCTCGAGGTGCTGCCGGACAACGAGGCCCGCGAACTGCTGTTCGACATCGCCGACTACCTGATCGAACGGGGCTACTGA
- a CDS encoding ribonuclease J codes for MEIEIATIGGYEEVGRQMTAVRAGDDVVIFDMGLNLSQVLIHDNVETERMHSLDLIDMGAIPDDRIMSDLEGDVQAIVPTHGHLDHIGAISKLAHRYNAPIVATPFTIELVKQQIEGEQKFGVENDLIKMEAGETMSIGDSGKVDLEFVNVTHSIIDAINPVLHTPEGAVVYGLDKRMDHTPVIGDPIDMERFREIGREGNGVLCYIEDCTNANKKGRTPSERVAREHLRDVLYSIEDYDGGIVATTFSSHIARVKSLVEFADDIGRQPVLLGRSMEKYSGTAERLDFVDFPTDLGMFGHRKSVDRTFKRIMNEGKENFLPIVTGHQGEPRAMLTRMARGETPYELDDGDKVVFSARVIPEPTNEGQRYQAEKLLGMQGARVYDDIHVSGHLNQEGHYEMLDALQPQNVIPAHQDMSGFSSYVNLCESEGYQMGRDLHVTRNGNLIQLVD; via the coding sequence ATGGAAATCGAAATCGCAACCATTGGCGGCTACGAAGAAGTCGGACGGCAGATGACTGCCGTCCGCGCCGGCGACGACGTTGTCATCTTCGACATGGGTCTGAACCTCTCGCAGGTTCTGATCCACGACAACGTCGAAACCGAACGGATGCACAGTCTCGATCTGATCGATATGGGCGCAATCCCCGACGATCGGATCATGAGCGACCTCGAGGGCGACGTGCAGGCTATCGTGCCCACGCACGGCCACCTCGACCACATCGGCGCCATCAGTAAGCTGGCCCACCGATACAACGCACCGATCGTCGCGACGCCGTTTACGATCGAACTCGTCAAACAGCAGATCGAAGGCGAGCAGAAGTTCGGCGTCGAGAACGACCTGATCAAGATGGAGGCCGGCGAGACGATGTCGATCGGCGACTCCGGCAAGGTCGACCTCGAGTTCGTCAACGTGACCCACTCGATCATCGACGCGATCAACCCGGTCCTCCACACGCCCGAGGGCGCGGTCGTCTACGGGCTGGACAAGCGCATGGACCACACGCCGGTTATCGGCGATCCGATCGACATGGAGCGGTTCCGCGAGATCGGTCGCGAGGGCAACGGCGTCCTCTGTTACATCGAGGACTGTACCAACGCGAACAAGAAGGGCCGCACGCCCTCTGAGCGGGTCGCCCGCGAACACCTCCGGGACGTCCTCTACAGCATCGAGGACTACGACGGCGGCATCGTCGCGACGACCTTCTCCTCGCACATCGCCCGCGTCAAATCGCTCGTCGAGTTCGCCGACGACATCGGGCGCCAGCCAGTCCTGCTCGGTCGCTCGATGGAGAAGTACTCCGGCACCGCCGAGCGGCTCGACTTCGTCGACTTCCCGACCGACCTCGGGATGTTCGGCCACCGGAAGTCCGTCGACCGCACGTTCAAGCGGATCATGAACGAGGGCAAGGAGAACTTCCTGCCGATCGTCACCGGCCACCAGGGCGAGCCCCGCGCGATGCTCACCCGGATGGCCCGCGGCGAGACGCCCTACGAACTGGACGACGGCGACAAGGTCGTCTTCTCCGCCCGCGTCATCCCCGAGCCGACCAACGAGGGCCAGCGCTACCAGGCCGAGAAGCTGCTCGGCATGCAGGGCGCCCGCGTCTACGACGACATCCACGTTTCCGGCCACCTCAATCAAGAGGGCCACTACGAGATGCTCGACGCGCTCCAGCCCCAGAACGTCATCCCGGCCCACCAAGACATGAGCGGGTTCTCGAGCTACGTCAACCTCTGTGAGAGCGAGGGGTACCAGATGGGTCGTGACCTCCACGTCACGCGCAACGGCAACCTCATCCAGCTCGTGGACTGA
- the rpsB gene encoding 30S ribosomal protein S2: protein MTDNDTTQEGLDAAEEEIDEEPAEGAGPAAEEDVEPVDEQSADAEADEAEADAETETEEDAGPALDDDVMSDEEADLLIPVEDYLGAGVHIGTQQKTSDMERFIHRVRTDGLYVLDVSKTDQRIRTAADFLANYDPEQILVTSSRQYGRFPAEKFAEAVGARARTGRFIPGTLTNPKYDGYIEPDVLVVTDPIGDAQAVKEAITVGIPVIAMCDSNNQVSNVDLVVPTNNKGRKALSVVYWLLANEVLDRRGAEPSYALEDFESSV, encoded by the coding sequence ATGACAGACAACGACACGACCCAAGAAGGGCTCGACGCCGCCGAGGAGGAAATCGACGAGGAGCCAGCCGAAGGGGCTGGCCCCGCCGCCGAGGAGGACGTCGAGCCAGTAGACGAACAGTCCGCAGACGCCGAAGCCGACGAGGCCGAGGCCGACGCCGAAACCGAAACCGAGGAAGACGCCGGTCCCGCCCTCGACGACGACGTGATGTCCGACGAGGAAGCGGACCTGCTGATCCCCGTCGAGGACTACCTCGGCGCCGGTGTCCACATCGGTACCCAGCAGAAGACCTCGGACATGGAGCGGTTCATCCACCGCGTCCGGACCGACGGCCTCTACGTGCTTGACGTCTCCAAGACCGACCAGCGCATCCGTACGGCCGCGGACTTCCTCGCGAACTACGACCCCGAGCAGATCCTGGTCACCTCGAGCCGCCAGTACGGTCGCTTCCCGGCCGAGAAGTTCGCCGAGGCCGTGGGCGCTCGCGCCCGCACCGGCCGCTTCATCCCGGGTACCCTGACGAATCCGAAGTACGACGGCTACATCGAGCCGGACGTGCTGGTCGTCACCGACCCGATCGGCGACGCTCAGGCCGTCAAGGAAGCCATCACGGTGGGCATTCCGGTCATCGCGATGTGCGACTCGAACAACCAGGTCAGCAACGTCGACCTGGTCGTCCCGACCAACAACAAGGGTCGCAAGGCCCTCTCGGTCGTCTACTGGCTGCTCGCCAACGAGGTCCTCGACCGCCGCGGCGCCGAGCCGTCCTACGCCCTCGAGGACTTCGAGAGCTCCGTCTAA
- a CDS encoding isopentenyl phosphate kinase has protein sequence MIVLKLGGSAITDKERPETLDREALERAADAISGTRDGAAGAEDLVIVHGGGSFGHHNASEHGVTTTKGTHDAEAVIDIHGAMKTLNQFVLQRLLERDVNAVPVHPFSTAHRDAEGALALPTGQIETMLAEGFVPVLHGDLVAHADEGATVVSGDELVAALARDLEADRVGLCSTVPGVLDDEDAVIDRIASFDDVAAVLGASDATDVTGGMAGKVRTLLDLDAPASIFGLEDIEAFLEGGEPGTTIESEAS, from the coding sequence ATGATCGTCCTGAAGCTCGGCGGTAGCGCGATCACGGACAAGGAGCGGCCCGAAACGCTCGACAGGGAAGCACTCGAGCGGGCGGCCGACGCGATCAGCGGGACACGGGACGGCGCGGCCGGAGCCGAGGACCTCGTCATCGTCCACGGCGGCGGCAGTTTCGGCCACCACAACGCAAGCGAGCACGGGGTGACGACGACTAAGGGGACCCACGACGCCGAAGCGGTCATCGACATCCACGGCGCGATGAAGACGCTGAACCAGTTCGTCCTCCAGCGGCTCCTCGAGCGGGACGTAAACGCCGTGCCGGTCCACCCGTTCTCGACCGCTCACCGCGACGCCGAGGGCGCGCTCGCGCTGCCGACCGGACAGATCGAGACGATGCTGGCGGAGGGGTTCGTCCCCGTCCTCCACGGCGATCTCGTCGCCCACGCCGACGAGGGCGCGACCGTCGTCAGCGGCGACGAACTCGTCGCCGCGCTGGCCCGCGACCTCGAGGCCGATCGGGTCGGCCTCTGTTCGACGGTTCCGGGCGTCCTGGACGATGAAGATGCAGTGATCGACCGCATCGCGTCGTTCGACGATGTCGCGGCCGTCCTCGGTGCGAGTGACGCGACCGACGTAACCGGCGGCATGGCCGGCAAGGTGCGGACGCTGCTCGATCTCGACGCGCCGGCGTCGATCTTCGGCCTCGAAGACATCGAAGCGTTCCTCGAGGGCGGGGAACCGGGGACGACCATCGAGTCCGAGGCGTCGTAA
- a CDS encoding thiamine-phosphate synthase family protein: MSLVLPSELVVDRFLPTVRAMLATELADRGLTQQEIAAELGVTQAAVSKYVSGEGGGDARFRDDPETVATVERIADGLASGDMDGYDALAELLSLIRSLEDRGPICELHEEEMPELRGLGCDLCVRGLDPDVRAERDVLANVRTAARTLASVQGMARYIPNVGTNVGMALPEADDVTDVAAVPGRIYAMGGRIEIPANPEFGASKHVATAVLAASDADPEVRGAVNIATDDALLEAAREHGIEPLEFDADYEDRGEHLRDRFAERSTVPRIAYHRGAFGIEPATYVFGSTAVDAAERVAALLETTAVSENQ; the protein is encoded by the coding sequence ATGTCGCTTGTCCTGCCGAGCGAACTCGTCGTCGACCGCTTTCTCCCCACCGTGCGGGCGATGCTCGCGACCGAACTCGCCGACCGCGGCCTGACCCAACAGGAGATCGCCGCCGAACTCGGCGTCACCCAGGCCGCCGTCAGCAAGTACGTCAGCGGCGAGGGCGGCGGGGACGCCCGCTTTCGCGACGACCCCGAGACCGTCGCGACCGTCGAGCGCATCGCCGACGGCCTCGCCAGCGGCGATATGGACGGCTACGACGCGCTCGCCGAACTCCTCTCGCTGATCCGCAGCCTCGAGGATCGGGGCCCGATCTGCGAACTCCACGAGGAGGAGATGCCCGAACTCCGCGGGCTGGGCTGTGACCTCTGCGTCCGCGGCCTCGACCCGGACGTGCGGGCCGAGCGGGACGTCCTGGCGAACGTCCGGACCGCCGCGCGGACGCTCGCGTCCGTACAGGGAATGGCCCGATATATCCCGAACGTCGGCACGAACGTCGGGATGGCGCTGCCCGAAGCCGACGACGTGACGGACGTCGCCGCCGTCCCCGGGCGGATCTACGCGATGGGCGGCCGGATCGAAATCCCCGCGAACCCCGAGTTCGGGGCCTCGAAACACGTCGCGACCGCCGTCCTCGCGGCCAGCGATGCCGATCCGGAAGTCCGCGGCGCGGTCAACATCGCGACCGACGACGCTCTCCTCGAGGCCGCTCGCGAGCACGGGATCGAGCCCCTCGAGTTCGACGCTGACTACGAGGATCGGGGCGAACACCTCCGCGATCGGTTCGCCGAGCGGTCCACGGTGCCGCGGATAGCCTACCACCGGGGCGCGTTCGGTATCGAGCCGGCGACCTACGTCTTCGGCTCGACGGCCGTCGACGCCGCCGAGCGAGTCGCGGCGCTACTGGAAACTACGGCCGTGTCGGAAAACCAGTGA
- a CDS encoding TSUP family transporter, whose protein sequence is MIGAFGGLLGIGGAALSAPALVLVGVPMLVTIAVTQIVVVFTALFTSLSYLLRDAVGLGLFVPITVAYLGGVALGWWLAHRIDADRLKFALGVALVGLAGSLLV, encoded by the coding sequence GTGATCGGCGCCTTCGGCGGCCTGCTGGGGATCGGCGGCGCGGCGCTGTCGGCCCCGGCGCTCGTGCTGGTCGGCGTGCCGATGCTCGTGACGATCGCGGTCACCCAGATCGTCGTCGTCTTCACCGCGCTGTTTACGTCGCTCAGCTACCTGCTCCGCGACGCGGTCGGCCTCGGCCTGTTCGTTCCGATCACGGTCGCGTACCTCGGCGGCGTCGCGCTCGGCTGGTGGCTCGCCCACCGCATCGACGCCGACCGACTGAAGTTTGCGCTCGGCGTCGCGCTGGTCGGGCTGGCGGGTTCGCTGCTCGTCTGA